TTAGGTTGCATAGAATGTATGCCAAAATACCACGAAAATTTAGTCAAATTTTTAGATGCACAAAGTGGATTTTGCGAAGATTGCCTGCGCAGAAAAGGCTTAAATCCTATCCGCATTTTAGATTGCAAAAACGAACACTGCCAAAACTTACTGCAAAACGCTCCACTTTTAGAGCAAAATTTATGTCCATCTTGCCAAAAAGATTTTGAAATTTTACAAAGCATTTTGAAAGAAAATGAAGTGGAATTTGAAGTGGATTCTAAGCTGGTGCGTGGGCTTGATTATTACTCTAAAACGGCTTTTGAATTTATTAGCGATGAAATTGGTGCAAAGGCTGCTATTGCTGGGGGTGGAAGGTATGATAGGCTTATAGAGTATTTAGGTGGAAAAAGTGGTTTTGGTGTTGGTTTTGCTATGGGTATAGAAAGGATAATGGCTATTTTAGAGCAAAAAGAAGAATGTGATAAAAGAGAAGGAATTTATCTTTGCGCTTTAGATGAAACTTACATTGACAGACTTTTAAAAATCGCTACGAGTTTGAGAAAAAAACACAAAGTGATTTTAAATTACGAAGCTAAAAAGCTTGCTAAACACTTAGAAAACGCCGATAAAATAGGTGCTGAAATTTTTCTTTGTATGGGTGAAAATGAAGCACAAAGCCAAAGCTTGTTTTATAAAAATTTAGAAAATAAAAACGAAAAAATCATTAAAATTTCAGATTTGGAGCAAAATTTATGATGAATTACGGCATTGATATTTGGGGAAATGAAAATTTTATTATTAAAAATGGCAAAGTTTGTATTAATTACGAAAAAA
This genomic interval from Campylobacter sp. CCS1377 contains the following:
- the hisS gene encoding histidine--tRNA ligase, producing the protein MINALKGMKDLLDKEAKRYEKVIKTCEEVAKNYGFTFINVPHLEQSALFKRSVGESSDIVGKEMYEFIDKGENQVCMRPEGTAGVVRAYIEKKLDKSNTPKRWFYHGSMFRYERPQKGRLREFHQFGVESFGNASVYEDASIILMLVEIFTRLEIKFKLVINSLGCIECMPKYHENLVKFLDAQSGFCEDCLRRKGLNPIRILDCKNEHCQNLLQNAPLLEQNLCPSCQKDFEILQSILKENEVEFEVDSKLVRGLDYYSKTAFEFISDEIGAKAAIAGGGRYDRLIEYLGGKSGFGVGFAMGIERIMAILEQKEECDKREGIYLCALDETYIDRLLKIATSLRKKHKVILNYEAKKLAKHLENADKIGAEIFLCMGENEAQSQSLFYKNLENKNEKIIKISDLEQNL